The sequence TCCAATAAGattaaaagatattaattaattataacaataaaatgaccttttttacattattataatatacatgaatataatttatttcatgtTAACTGCATCCAAGCATAaaactaatttattttatgctaTGATGAAACTCTATATTTATCTGTATAACTaaaagtatgtatataaaataagaatatgcttgtcaataaaataattttttttattttattttgaatatattttattctataagGACGTATTccttattataatatataagtaattatgaattttattttgaaataatttgaactacaaatataaatatgtaaattcctttttttaaaaatatattccacatttcttattttcagaatatatatatataaaataaaaacaaaaaaatatataatttgctATTTAAACAATTATATTCTCTTTAATACAATTAcacttaattatatatatttggtTTTTTTGCTTTGCGTTACTTTTTATtgttgtaatatttttattagtttatattatattaaaaatttacttattgtacatatctattttaatattatatgttatatttttaataaatatataaataaatatataatatatgcttCATACTATAGAAAAAACGTCAATAAATCACATGaaatgttattaattttgtataacgtttaaataaatatattgtttaataTTAAGCATCAAGCTGTGATTTTCataatgtattaaaaaaaacattaaaattaaaaagtacataaacaataaaaacaaagaattgcacacatatacatgaatttgtaaacaaataaaatatttcataaaaacaCAATATAAAACTCtctgtttttttattcttcgcacattaattttatcaaatataattaattctatgaaaattttgttcacataaatttaaagaataattGTGTTGATTTCAtgaaatttttctttcttagGATCTTCTCattgaattataaaatacaaagttatttaataaatatcaaataaacttattaaatagaaaaaaaaacttaatatataagtactgatctaatattacaaaagccagaaaaaaaaaaattatatacaaaaataatacgaGCAAAAtatcgtaaaaaaaaatgtatattatagaaggattttgttttatttatttgtttttgtttttactaTATCGCATCCTAAGTGTATTATTCTAATGctcaaaaaacaaaatataataagagAAAATATCTTATGAATTTAATAATCTTTTTAGCACTATATTATTAGAATTGTCGActtatatttgaatattcatacattttaaaaattaaatgtggcatattgttatattcttataaaaagtaaaaatttcaaatatttcTAACTATATATAGTAAGACTAcatatatcttatataattatatttcgtAAACCTAGTTTTTATTAGTTAATATTTAGTTgtacttaaaaataatattatatgtatataaacataagtAATATATAGCAAACTTGTtaagtttatatatgataGTCTTTATtgttcattaatatatttatcaaaaatatttttaaaaaatatcacaGAATAATTAGCTTATAATCTCTAGagaaacatttattattcatcATCTAACAACagatttaaacaaaattgttctaaatctattttttgaataaatacTAATACAAATTTTACTTCTAGAATTTTATTCTCTGTTATATccttaatgaaatattttatctatatatagtacatataattgttatttttagaaaaaatttatatgtcgttaaattataatttttatgcaattttatattcttaaaattaaataaattctacgttattaattttatttcaataatattacctaataactattttaaataaagcttttattatttgtttttcagTATATACTACaattatacttatttaaaaaaaaatataatgttatttatattgatataataaaaaacaaataaaataaattataaatcaAACATTTactgaatattaaaaaaaatattgtatatatctaataCCTTAATTATTGCAAAAGTTTTgtgaacatttaaaaaattcattatattacaaaatagaaatatgCTTGCCTTTTTTACTAAAGCTATTATTTCTTCCATTTTAATATGgacttataaatatttcgaTGAGGTACCATAGTAATTGCATATAAATtgtcttttttcttatttgctattttatttttttatattaaataaaatttttattgaaataatatataaatatactctTTTCAACGAATGGATAttcatctttatttttagttatCTATTTATCGTAAATCATGGAACAAAAGATACAACCGAAATAATACATTCAACGTACAATTTACAAGATTACTAAGTAGTGAaacaaaagtaaaagaagagcgaaaaaaaaaaaaaaagtataaatgaTTCACTATACAAAAGCGATGATTCCTTTATAGAAAGACCAAATTCATTAGAACATGAtgaagaatttaaaaaaatatttactaatTTAATGCAACGTGATATTTCTGAACAAGAATTTAATGATTTGATGCAATACACAACATTTCACAAAGAATACGATTCATCcaatattaaacaaaatttaaaaaaaaaacataaccTAAAACATTATGATATTGTtgaaaaacacaaaaaatcacatatatttttaaagaaggTAGACTCAGAAAATGAAtcaaatttatttcaaaacAGTTCATGTAATAAACATCATTCCTTAAAGCATCATGATATAGATAAggatcttttatatttaagaaaaaaacgGCAAGTATATTCTTTAGTTAAGTCAAACAAacaatttcttaaaaaaagattattagTATTGTTTACTCTAATTATATTAGGTATTGTTATTGCACTGTTACTGTACTGCTTGCCATCAAATCAGGCTACTAAAAGTTTCGTTGATTTCTCATTCGAATCATGCAGATGGATACTTTTGTAAATAATGGTGGATAATATAacgtaataaataaatccaAAGCtagtaataaatatgaaaaaaatattcactgtgaaaaattaatcttatatatttttatatttattacaataatataaagttcgtaaaattttatatatctaatattaaaaaaacttataccctaatataattatataatatttgaattttttatttattcatatttaatcTTAAAAGATTAACttatcataaatatgtacacctaataataaaagtatattatttatattttaattgttagtttaaattatttaagtttcatattttatctaAAATTATGCTTTCTATCGACTTACATTTTTCGTTAAGTATATTCGtgaaaaacaaatacatTTCCAAGTTTAAGATATATGACAAATgacaattaaataaattacattacattatatttttcattgaaCTATATGTAcgtcttattttatttaatttttaaatataagtatctattattaattaatatttattagttaGGTAAAcaaattgttattatttattaactagtattatttaaactagataatgtaattttctattttttttccttttttcattttatcataaataatataactaatcatacactaaaaaataataaattaaaaagaaaaaaaaggttatGTTCAATGCACTTCTGTTTGAATTagcataaaagaaaaattattagtaatattatttttataataaaaaacataatgaacaaatataaagaaatcaATGTCAAAATAAATAGGGTATCTATGCTTATTTCACTGATgttatctttttaatttgtatatagaaattataattagtactccatttttttttaattaaatactCTTTAAATTGTGCTTTAAATTTCTTATGGGTACTctgtaaattaaataaacatcAAAATGTTTACTAAGTACATTGGACTAATGAAAAACTTTTTGTTGTAACTTATATTATGATTACAAAAACTACCccttctttatatataaacgaaTATTTGTCTACTCAGAAATggataattaatatataaaatttattttaataatatatcttataaGGATGATACAATTTATGGGCATCATTaaattaaggaaaataaaataaaatttaatgtaaaattttttatgagatatttttattatttttttcttatttttatatttaaatattcaataaatgcgtaaaattttaattttattatattacattaatcAGCAATATGTTCgtctattattatataaatgtattttacaaAAGGTGAATACAATTTCTATTCAAGTTTCACTAAAGCATAACATATgcattttcaattttttagaaTTTCACAGTTAAaacttttctattttataataataaaattttctatcatactcattttttgtttatttctcAACGTGCTAATACCAtcattatgtaaataaaactATCGATTATTAACTATATAACACGAATAAATTTCATGCATGAGAACATAAGAAAATAtgttgtataaatatattaattatgatatttaataaataagtagaattgttcatatttgttaattttcagtatttttttttgcatttaaatacaaagaaaaaaatttaactttataaatatgtaacaaatttttagtttcaaattctttttttaattccttaTTTTTGAAGATTTATTTCtccttaatatatttataacatagcaaaaataaatgtaattacTTACAGATATTTATATGGTTAcgcaaaaaaattttatttctttttgccTCTTTTATTAGTAATTGCAcctt comes from Plasmodium malariae genome assembly, chromosome: 7 and encodes:
- the PmUG01_07011500 gene encoding Plasmodium exported protein, unknown function; translation: MLAFFTKAIISSILIWTYKYFDELSIYRKSWNKRYNRNNTFNVQFTRLLSSETKVKEEQSINDSLYKSDDSFIERPNSLEHDEEFKKIFTNLMQRDISEQEFNDLMQYTTFHKEYDSSNIKQNLKKKHNLKHYDIVEKHKKSHIFLKKVDSENESNLFQNSSCNKHHSLKHHDIDKDLLYLRKKRQVYSLVKSNKQFLKKRLLVLFTLIILGIVIALLLYCLPSNQATKSFVDFSFESCRWILL